The sequence below is a genomic window from bacterium.
ATGTCCGCCGGTTTCTCAAGATCCTCTCGATCCTCGGGGCGCGGCCGGGGCGGGCCCACCGGGCGGTTCGGTTTCTTTCCACCGGGATGATGGGACATTCCTGGGGCGAGCATGTGGCGATCGAGATGGCCTTGGGCGAGGGGCTGGTCCTGGGCGTCTTCTACGCGATGATCGAGACGATCGAGGATCCGGAGATCCAGAGAATCCTTTCGACCTCCGTCGTCGAAGAAGAGCGCCATGTCGAGTTCGGCGAGAAGCAAACGATGGCATGGTTGACGAAACATCCCGCGGCTCGGCCGCTCCTCTTGGGACAGGCCTTGGTACAGTTGTGGGGGCTCCGGTTCGTCAAACGGTTCGTCAACCAGACGCTCAAGAAGAAGGCCGCGGGCGGGCATCCGGTCCTGGGCCGCTTCGACGCCTTTTACGAGCACTCCTTGCGCTGCTTCGAGTTGAGGATCCAGCGCCTCGGACTCTCCGAGGTCCCGCCGCGTGGTCTCAGCGCCGCAACGAAGATCGGGTTGATCGCCTTGCTTCCGTTCCGGATGCTCTGGGCACGAATCCGCTTCAAGACGCCGCTCTTGACGAAAAGCTATTTGGACGATCCGGCCATCAAGGATCTTGTCCCTCCTCCTCCGCCGTGCGACTAAAGGACATGGTCATGCGCCCACCCCCGGCCAAACCCTTCGCCGTCATCTTCCTTTCCGCCCTCGGGATCTTCATCCTTTGGGGCATCGTCGGGGCGGTCTTGGAGACGCGGATCACCAATCCGGAGGACCAGAGGGCGATCGGCCGCATCGCCCTCCCC
It includes:
- a CDS encoding ferritin-like domain-containing protein; the encoded protein is MLIPREELRFNFQGARFDLSSEGDRRLLAWVFDQFLYGEITGIQCGWWLYRAPHLDAAVFLARQAGEEFSHVRRFLKILSILGARPGRAHRAVRFLSTGMMGHSWGEHVAIEMALGEGLVLGVFYAMIETIEDPEIQRILSTSVVEEERHVEFGEKQTMAWLTKHPAARPLLLGQALVQLWGLRFVKRFVNQTLKKKAAGGHPVLGRFDAFYEHSLRCFELRIQRLGLSEVPPRGLSAATKIGLIALLPFRMLWARIRFKTPLLTKSYLDDPAIKDLVPPPPPCD